One genomic region from Serinus canaria isolate serCan28SL12 chromosome 7, serCan2020, whole genome shotgun sequence encodes:
- the SUMO1 gene encoding small ubiquitin-related modifier 1, giving the protein MSDQEAKPSAEDLGDKKEGEYIKLKVIGQDSSEIHFKVKMTTHLKKLKESYCQRQGVPMNSLRFLFEGQRITDNHTPKELGMEEEDVIEVYQEQTGGHSTV; this is encoded by the exons ATGTCTGACCAG GAAGCAAAACCTTCAGCTGAGGACTTAGGAGATAAGAAAGAAGGGGAGTACATTAAACTCAAAGTCATTGGGCAG GACAGCAGTGAAATTCACTTCAAGGTGAAAATGACAACACACCTCAAGAAACTCAAAGAATCATACTGTCAAAGACAG GGTGTTCCAATGAATTCACTCAGGTTTCTCTTCGAGGGTCAGAGAATTACTGATAATCATACCCCCAAGGAG ctggggatggaggaaGAAGATGTGATTGAAGTTTATCAGGAACAGACGGGGGGTCACTCAACAGTTTAG